A single window of Priestia filamentosa DNA harbors:
- the dapG gene encoding aspartate kinase: MKIIVQKFGGTSVRDANGRERASYHIQSALEDGYKVVVVVSAMGRKGEPYATDTLLSLIDNNRHVSKREVDLLMSCGEVISSIVFSNMLNEKGIKATSLTGAQAGFLTNSDFTNAKIIEMKCDRLKEELKDHDVVVVTGFQGADEKGDTTTLGRGGSDTSASALGAAIDAEFVDIFTDVEGVMTADPRIVENARPLSIVTYNEICNMAYQGAKVIHPRAVEIAMQAKVPMRVRSTYLDSEGTLVTSHGEAHQKGSDVKERLVTGIAHVSDVTQIKVLSKEGNYNLQSEVFRAMAQESISVDFINISPRGVAYTVPDEMTAKAVSVLQTLGYDPSITKNCAKVSTVGAGIAGVPGVTAKIVAALSDKGIQILQSADSHTTIWVLVKQDDLKEAVNALHEAFELSKSNPQERSQGVKP; encoded by the coding sequence ATGAAAATTATTGTCCAAAAATTTGGGGGGACTTCTGTTCGCGATGCTAATGGAAGAGAGCGAGCAAGCTATCATATTCAGTCTGCATTAGAAGACGGATATAAAGTAGTTGTCGTTGTGTCCGCAATGGGGCGCAAAGGTGAACCATATGCAACAGACACTCTTCTTTCGCTAATCGACAACAATAGACATGTAAGTAAGCGTGAAGTTGACTTACTTATGTCTTGTGGAGAGGTCATTTCCTCCATCGTATTTTCAAATATGTTAAATGAAAAAGGCATTAAAGCTACGTCTCTAACAGGGGCACAGGCAGGCTTTTTAACAAATAGTGATTTTACGAATGCAAAAATTATCGAAATGAAGTGCGACCGCTTAAAAGAAGAGCTTAAAGATCATGATGTTGTCGTTGTGACAGGCTTCCAAGGTGCTGATGAAAAAGGTGATACAACAACGCTTGGGCGTGGGGGTAGTGATACGTCTGCGTCTGCCCTTGGTGCTGCCATCGATGCAGAATTCGTCGATATTTTTACAGATGTGGAAGGAGTAATGACGGCAGATCCACGTATTGTCGAAAATGCTCGTCCTCTTTCCATTGTGACGTATAACGAAATTTGTAATATGGCATATCAAGGAGCAAAAGTGATTCATCCAAGAGCAGTTGAAATTGCAATGCAGGCAAAAGTTCCAATGCGAGTTCGTTCGACATATTTAGATTCAGAAGGAACGCTCGTTACGTCACACGGTGAGGCACACCAAAAAGGCAGCGATGTCAAAGAACGTCTTGTTACAGGAATTGCTCACGTGTCTGACGTTACCCAAATTAAAGTGCTAAGCAAAGAGGGCAACTACAATCTTCAATCTGAAGTGTTTCGTGCAATGGCACAGGAGAGCATCAGCGTTGATTTTATTAACATTTCGCCACGCGGTGTTGCTTATACAGTGCCAGACGAGATGACAGCTAAAGCTGTTTCTGTTCTCCAAACGCTTGGATATGATCCTTCAATTACGAAAAACTGCGCAAAAGTCTCAACGGTTGGCGCAGGGATCGCAGGCGTACCAGGTGTAACAGCTAAAATTGTTGCCGCTCTATCAGATAAAGGAATTCAAATTTTACAATCTGCTGACAGCCATACAACCATTTGGGTGTTAGTCAAGCAAGACGATTTAAAAGAAGCTGTAAATGCGCTTCATGAGGCATTTGAGCTTTCTAAATCAAATCCACAGGAAAGAAGTCAAGGAGTGAAACCATGA
- the dapA gene encoding 4-hydroxy-tetrahydrodipicolinate synthase, whose amino-acid sequence MIEFGKVVTAMVTPFDNKGNVDFQKTTQLVNHLIENGSDALVVAGTTGESPTLSKEEKIALFRHVVKVVDKRVPVIAGTGSNSTHGSLELTEKAEEEGVDGIMLVAPYYNKPNEEGMYQHFKTIAESTKLPVMLYNIPGRSVINMSVPLIVKLAQLPNIVAVKEASGDLDAMTAIIANTPDDFKLYTGDDGLTLPTVSIGGDGVVSVASHIIGSEMQEMITSLQEGHPQKAALLHQRLLPVMKALFMAPNPTAVKTALQVKGLDVGGVRLPLVPLTEQERVFLTKTLESIE is encoded by the coding sequence ATGATTGAATTTGGTAAAGTGGTTACGGCCATGGTAACCCCGTTTGACAACAAAGGAAACGTTGATTTTCAAAAAACAACACAGCTTGTGAATCATCTTATTGAGAATGGATCTGATGCACTCGTTGTAGCAGGAACAACAGGGGAATCACCAACTCTTTCAAAAGAAGAGAAAATTGCATTGTTCCGTCACGTTGTAAAAGTAGTAGACAAGCGAGTTCCAGTTATTGCGGGAACAGGAAGTAACAGTACACACGGTTCATTAGAACTAACAGAAAAAGCAGAAGAGGAAGGCGTAGATGGAATTATGCTTGTTGCGCCTTACTATAACAAGCCAAATGAAGAAGGTATGTATCAGCATTTTAAAACAATTGCTGAAAGTACAAAACTTCCGGTTATGCTTTATAATATCCCAGGCCGCTCTGTTATTAATATGAGCGTGCCACTTATTGTTAAGCTTGCGCAGCTTCCAAACATTGTAGCTGTTAAAGAAGCAAGCGGTGATCTTGATGCAATGACAGCAATCATTGCTAACACGCCGGACGATTTTAAACTTTACACAGGAGATGACGGCTTAACTTTACCAACGGTTTCTATTGGTGGAGATGGAGTTGTTTCCGTTGCTTCTCATATTATCGGCAGTGAAATGCAAGAAATGATTACGTCGCTTCAAGAAGGACATCCGCAAAAAGCGGCTCTTCTTCATCAGCGTCTGCTGCCTGTTATGAAAGCCCTTTTCATGGCACCAAACCCAACGGCAGTGAAAACAGCTCTTCAAGTTAAAGGTCTTGATGTAGGTGGCGTACGCTTACCACTTGTTCCTCTAACAGAGCAAGAGCGCGTGTTTTTAACAAAAACATTAGAAAGCATTGAATAG
- a CDS encoding ClpP family protease gives MENEQGGQEQKSELLEKIQQLGQTNVPQAPDSKIHCLTIVGQIEGHMQLPPQNKTTKYEHVIPQIVAIEQNPNIEGLLIILNTVGGDVEAGLAISEMLSSLSKPAVSIVLGGGHSIGVPIAVATDYSFITETATMTIHPVRLTGLVIGVPQTFEYLDKMQDRVVQFVTKHSNISEEKFKELMMSKGNLTRDIGTNVVGRDAVEYGLIDEVGGVGHAMNKLNELIDARGKENQQLLQ, from the coding sequence ATGGAAAATGAACAGGGAGGACAAGAACAAAAAAGTGAGTTATTGGAGAAAATTCAGCAGCTTGGCCAAACAAATGTACCGCAAGCTCCTGATTCAAAAATTCACTGTTTGACGATTGTTGGTCAAATTGAAGGGCATATGCAGCTTCCACCCCAAAATAAAACAACAAAGTATGAACACGTTATTCCTCAAATCGTAGCAATTGAGCAAAACCCAAATATTGAAGGGCTTTTAATTATTTTGAACACGGTAGGAGGAGATGTTGAAGCAGGTCTTGCTATTTCTGAAATGCTTTCTTCTCTTTCTAAACCAGCCGTTTCGATTGTACTGGGTGGGGGGCATTCTATCGGTGTACCGATTGCAGTTGCAACAGATTATTCATTTATCACAGAAACAGCTACAATGACAATTCATCCTGTACGGTTAACAGGACTTGTTATTGGTGTACCTCAAACATTTGAATATTTGGATAAGATGCAGGACAGAGTTGTTCAGTTTGTAACTAAACATTCAAATATCTCAGAAGAAAAATTTAAAGAGCTTATGATGTCAAAAGGAAACTTAACCCGAGATATCGGAACAAACGTCGTTGGACGTGACGCGGTTGAATACGGTCTTATTGACGAAGTAGGCGGAGTTGGACATGCGATGAATAAGTTAAATGAACTTATTGACGCAAGAGGAAAGGAGAATCAACAGCTTCTACAATGA
- a CDS encoding YlzJ-like family protein: MIHYTMLPNELIFGGENSTLATQQMINVNGCPLVVSKNANSDYEVVRNLSTDPSHYLDSRYTPGAIIPTLQ; encoded by the coding sequence ATGATTCATTATACAATGCTTCCTAATGAACTTATTTTTGGAGGAGAAAATAGCACACTCGCAACTCAACAAATGATAAATGTAAATGGATGTCCGCTCGTTGTATCAAAAAATGCTAACAGCGATTATGAGGTTGTTCGCAATCTAAGTACAGACCCAAGCCACTACCTTGATTCACGCTATACTCCAGGAGCTATTATCCCCACATTACAATAA